CGGTCGAGTTCCGTGTCGAGAAGGCCGGCATCCTCCAGGCCGGCGTCGGCAAGGCCTCGTTCTCCGAGGAGAAGCTGGTCGAGAACATCAAGGCTCTGGCCGATGCTGTCTCGAAGGCGAAGCCGGCCGGTTCCAAGGGCACCTACATCCAGCGCGTTGCGGTGTCCTCGACGATGGGCCCCGGCGTGAAGGTCGAGCCGGGCACCATTCTCGGCTAAGATTTGGAAATTGCATGAGGCGAGGGGCGGAATTGGGCAACCGATTCCGCCCCTCGTCGTTTGTGAAGGCTCTCACCGGAAACAAGAACAATGGCTGACAAGGTCCTGATCTATTCGCGCTTTCCCAAGACGATGATGGCGCGCTTCGCCGAGCGGTTCGAACTGCTCGACACCGGCGGCAAGCCGGCACGCGAGGTGTTGCCGGCCGAAGAGCTCGCCGGCATCCGCGCGGTGCTGACGGCGGGCGGCACGCCGCTCGGGGCGGAGGCGATGGACCTGTTTCCCAAACTCGGCGCCATCGTCTGCTACGGCACCGGTTATGACGGCGTCGACCTCAAGGCGGCCGCCGCGCGCAACATCGCGGTCGGTCACAGCCCGGGCGCCAATGCGGCTTCGGTCGCCGATATCGCGATGACCCTGATGCTGGCGACGACGCGGCGGATCCTGGTCGCCGACCAGTACGTCCGCAGCGGCGACTGGGCCGCGTCAAAACCCTCGCCGATGATGCGCCCGCAGGCCGGCATGCCCGGCCGTCGCATCGGCGTCTATGGGATGGGCGAGATCGGCCGAAAGATCGCCGCGCGCTGCGCCGCCTTCGAGAGCGAGGTCGGCTATTTCAGCCGCACCAAGTACGATCTGCCCTACCAATATTTCCCGTCGCTGGAGGCGCTGGCCGACTGGTGCAGCGTGCTGATGATCGCGGTCCGGGCCGGGGCCGACACCCAGCACGTCATCAACGCCGACATCCTCAAGCGCCTCGGTGCGGATGGCTATGTCGTCAACATC
This genomic stretch from Bradyrhizobium sp. CCGB12 harbors:
- a CDS encoding 2-hydroxyacid dehydrogenase, translated to MADKVLIYSRFPKTMMARFAERFELLDTGGKPAREVLPAEELAGIRAVLTAGGTPLGAEAMDLFPKLGAIVCYGTGYDGVDLKAAAARNIAVGHSPGANAASVADIAMTLMLATTRRILVADQYVRSGDWAASKPSPMMRPQAGMPGRRIGVYGMGEIGRKIAARCAAFESEVGYFSRTKYDLPYQYFPSLEALADWCSVLMIAVRAGADTQHVINADILKRLGADGYVVNISRGSVIDEKAMVVALTDKTIAGAGLDVFEKEPHAPDALTALPNVVFAPHIGGHTLDSHVAMQGCVLANLTAFFEGRPLPYWVKAA